Genomic window (Planococcus sp. MSAK28401):
AATGAAGAGAAAGCAAACATTGAAAAATTACTCAGTCACAAACTCGGCCATTTGCGTATCTAAAAAGCGATGAGAATAATAAAGGAGTGGAACGATGCAGATTCAATATCAATTGACATACGACGATGTGTTAACTTTTCAAGAGTACGAGACAAGATATTCCACTCGTCACAAGATAAGGGGTGGGGTCTTCCACGTTCTTATCACTCTACTTGTTTTCATAGTAGTTGCTTCAATTATCATCATACTAATACCTATACTGTTTCAATTTGAAAATCAGCCTATTCCATACACGCCAATATTTATAACGGCTGTATTAATCGCTTTGATTTCAGCTCCATTTCTAAAGAAAATCTATGTACCAGTGATTCTATGGCAATATAAGCAAATCTTTAAAAAAACGAAGGACAGAAGATGGCCAAGACCGATCGCAATCATCTTGAAATCTGAAGGACTGAATGTGAAATCTGTTCACAATGGTATCAAAGAAGACATTGATATTTCGTGGGAATCCATTCAAAAAGTAATAGATTATGGAGATTTGTACTTCCTCTATATTCAAAAAAGAGAAGCGCTCATCATTCCGAAAAAAAACCAAACTATTACCACTGAGCAACAGGAGAAACTTCGTGAGTCGCTAAAGCAACATTTCCCAAATATCACCTGAATGAATACTTAATAAGCTGTAAGCTCTCGGTATTGAGAACTTGCAGCCTATTTAAAAGCAATGGCTCTTTTGAGAAGAGACAAACGCGTAAAAGCTGATAGGTTATTTTTTTGAATTAACGAAAGCTCTTTAAATTCTTATGTCTTTCTAGGAGCATGTCATCAATTTAGGGTTTCATTTACTTATTTTACTCGGTCCTCTCTCTTTCTATTCCTCAGCATCTTCCGTCTTTGAAGAACTTATATCAGATTCTCATTGAGTTGAATTTAATGTAAGTTCTTCTTTTCTTCTTACGACATGACTAAAAATCTCTTAACATGCAAATTTGTGAAAGCAGATTATTTGGATAAAAAATGGAATGTCTTGTGCTACAATAGTGGGTATACGTAGGAGGGGTTTGATGAAGAAAATCATGATCGGTATTCCTATTGCTGTTTTCTCTGTCTTGGTACTGTTGATCGCTTGGGTTAGTCTAGTACCGGAAGAAAATATTTCTACAGAAAAAGCGACTACTGAAGGAAATGCAAAAGAATATATAGCAACTGCTTGGAATAGATGGAATGGTAGTACACTTGATGAAGAGAATATTGAAAAAGAAACTACTTTTATTGCACTCAACTCGATTGACGGTAATGAAATGAAAACTTTAGGAATGGAAACAGAGTTTTTGGAACTTCAAGAAGTAGCTGGCATCATTAGCGGTGATTTTGGAAGACTTACGGATGAAGAAAAACAAATACACTATAAAGAATTCGAAGACAAATTACATGAAATTCACAACTCGATTAATTGAAAGATAAAAGACCTTGAATAGAAAACAAACTACTATTTGATTAGAATAAAAATGTTTTTTTGTAATGGAATCCTTCCATAAAGGTACATTTTCAAAAAAAGGGATAGAAGATGCGGCTCGATTAGCATCTTCTACCCCTTTTTGTTTTTGCAGCTTCCGATGACTGCACGATATGTAAACTAAATATTAGAAAAGTCTTCCCTTTCTACCCCATTTACACAAGATATTTTACCCTCTCGTAAGCAATTCGCTTTAATTCTAGTCCATAATCCTCCATCAATTGGGCGATTACTGTTTCATAATCATAAGGTTCGCCATTTTTATTAGCGTTATCCGGCCAAGGCATCAAGACTCAACTCCTTTCTATAGTAATTAGACGGTTGTCACTTCCGTTTTGACCCCTAGTATTCAAATTATTTCGCATATGCTATTTCCAGATTATAGAGATACGGGATATAAAGTTCCGATTTTGAAACCATAGAGCAGTGAGACTCGTCTTAGGGGCAGCTCATTTCACCTTTAATTAAAATTTTATCAATAGATAGAAGGGAGGCAACGCTTTGACCGACGAAAACAATTTGCCTTTAAAAATTCAAAAAGAAGCCTGGTTAGAAAATCTAATGGATCAATATGGCGATCGCCTAACAAAGCTCGCTTATAGTTATTTGAAAGATTGGGGAAGGTCACAGGAAGTTGTCCAAGATGTATTTCTGACCTGTTATCAGCAATACGATATATATGAAGAAATTAACTCCTATAAAGCGTGGATTTATAGAATTACCATTAACCGCTGTAAAGATGTCCTGAAAAGTTCTTGGGCCAAACGGGTTGTCCTGAATAATCAGTTGTTTCAGTACATGCAGACAAAGGAACCTGCACCAGACCTGGCGTCACTTCAAAGAGAAGGAGATGAAGAACTGGCAAATTCCGTATTGTCTCTTCCAATCAAATATCGTGAAACCATTCATCTTCATTACTACGAAGATTTGTCGATACCCGAGATGGAAGCTCTGTTAAAAATTAATCAGAACACCTTGAAAACTCGTTTGCGAAGAGGCCGGAAGCTACTGGGAGAGACTATCAAAAGAGGTGATGTATATGAAGGATAGATTGACTGAGTATCGCGAGGCGATGGATAGAAGTGTCTTCAAAGATCAACAATTCACTGGGAAACAAAAACAAGATATTTTAAAAAAGATTAATGAGCCACCTCAACGAAAAGAGAAAGCTGAGTGGATTCCTCGGAGTCTGAGCGTCGCTTTTCTAGCCATCCTTTTGCTAATTGGAGGCTATCTATTAAAAGCACAAATTGAAGATAAGGTTCTGCATACGACAGAAAGTACAGTGGAGCAACCGTTACCCGAAGCCAGTAAACCAGAAGTAACCGCAGGTGATGATAGTCAAAAGGAAGAAGAAACTCTAGAGTCCCCATATAGAGAGATTAAAACGTATTTTGAGGACTATGATCTTCCTCAGGAAGGTAGATTACCTGAAAGTGATACAATAAATGGGATTAGTTACGAGAATGGATATACATTTGACCGAGACACCAAGGCTATGGTTTCTCGAGTGTGGAATAACGGAGAAGTAAATGAACCCTCTGAAGGACAGAAAGTAGGCGTCATAATGGGGTGGTTAAACGATGCTTCAGGAATTCCTGACTTGGAAAGCATGACCATAACGAATGATCCCAATCAATTTCAGCAGCCCATTTCTAGGCTCGAACAAGTAAAAGAAGCGACGGAGTTTGAACCGTTGAAAAAGTGGACTTCAGAAACGATCGAAGTTCTTGCGTCAGCTCAAAAAACAGAAGATATGGATGCAAGGCAGGAATTAATAGAAGAGGGGTATACCAGGCTACAAAAAATGACTTCCTTAATCACAGAGGAAGACAAGTAATAGAAGAAAAAA
Coding sequences:
- a CDS encoding YcxB family protein, which produces MQIQYQLTYDDVLTFQEYETRYSTRHKIRGGVFHVLITLLVFIVVASIIIILIPILFQFENQPIPYTPIFITAVLIALISAPFLKKIYVPVILWQYKQIFKKTKDRRWPRPIAIILKSEGLNVKSVHNGIKEDIDISWESIQKVIDYGDLYFLYIQKREALIIPKKNQTITTEQQEKLRESLKQHFPNIT
- a CDS encoding sigma-70 family RNA polymerase sigma factor, with the translated sequence MTDENNLPLKIQKEAWLENLMDQYGDRLTKLAYSYLKDWGRSQEVVQDVFLTCYQQYDIYEEINSYKAWIYRITINRCKDVLKSSWAKRVVLNNQLFQYMQTKEPAPDLASLQREGDEELANSVLSLPIKYRETIHLHYYEDLSIPEMEALLKINQNTLKTRLRRGRKLLGETIKRGDVYEG